CGCGACGTCCTCGAGCTGCACGGCGGGCTGGACCGCACGATCTGCCTGGCCTGCGGGGACGTCGCCGACCGCGGCGCGCTGCACGAGCGGCTGCGGGCGGCCAACCCGCACTTCGGCCCGCACGCCGACGAGGTCAACCCCGACGGCGACGCCGAGCTGCCCGACGAGGTGCTCGACGGGTTCGTCATGGTCGACTGCACCGCCTGCGGGCGCGGGCCGCTCAAGCCCGACGTCGTCTTCTTCGGCGAGACGGTGCCGCGCGACCGGGTGGACGCCTGCTTCGCCATGGTGGAGCGGGCCGGCTGTCTGCTGGTGCTCGGCTCCTCCCTGACCGTGATGAGCGGCTACCGGTTCGTGCTGCGCGCCGAGAAGCTCGGCGTCCCCGTCGGGCTGGTCAACCTCGGCCCCACCCGCGGCGACGCGAAGGTCGACGTCCGGGTGGACGCCCCGCTCGGCGCGGTGCTGCCCGACCTGGTGCGCCGCGTCGCCGACGGATGACGCGCGAGCGGAAGGACCTCCCTGCCCCCCAGCGCTCGCGAGCTCGCGCCGGGCCCCTGCAGGGAGGCCACCTGACCGACGACGGGCGCTGGCTGGTCGTCGACGGCCGGCGCTGGCGGGCCGCCGACACCGCGCTGCCCGACGACGTCCGCGCCCGGCTGCTGCACCACCTCGGCGTGGCGCGCTCCGCCGTCCGCACGGCCGGCCGGTCCGGGGACGACGCCGCGCTGGCCGCCGCCCGCGCCCGGGTGCAGCTGGCCAAGACCGGGCTGGGGGAGCGCGGCCCGGCCTGGTGGGAGCAGGACGACGCCGCCCGCCGCGCCCGCTGGGAGGCCGCGCTCACCGCCCTCGACGACGGGGCCTGAGCGCGTCCGACCGCGTCAGGGCAGCGGCAGGCAGCTGGGCCGGTACGCCGGGTCGCCGGGGCCCTTCCGCTCCAGGGCGTCGAGCACCAGCTGGTGCACGACCGGGTCGTTGGGGGCCTGGTCGT
This window of the Geodermatophilus sp. DSM 44513 genome carries:
- a CDS encoding NAD-dependent protein deacetylase; this encodes MTAVPTAVHPATDDPGSLDALAGLVADGDVVVLTGAGLSTDSGIPDYRGATGSLRRHTPMTYQTFLRDPRGRHRYWARSYVGWPQIREARPNAGHAAVADLQRAGLVGGLITQNVDGLHQAAGARDVLELHGGLDRTICLACGDVADRGALHERLRAANPHFGPHADEVNPDGDAELPDEVLDGFVMVDCTACGRGPLKPDVVFFGETVPRDRVDACFAMVERAGCLLVLGSSLTVMSGYRFVLRAEKLGVPVGLVNLGPTRGDAKVDVRVDAPLGAVLPDLVRRVADG
- a CDS encoding biopolymer transporter Tol; the encoded protein is MTRERKDLPAPQRSRARAGPLQGGHLTDDGRWLVVDGRRWRAADTALPDDVRARLLHHLGVARSAVRTAGRSGDDAALAAARARVQLAKTGLGERGPAWWEQDDAARRARWEAALTALDDGA